A segment of the Lolium perenne isolate Kyuss_39 chromosome 3, Kyuss_2.0, whole genome shotgun sequence genome:
CGGCACCACGCTCCCGGCCCTCTTACGCACGCTCACCCTCTACGTCCTCCCCCGCAGGGAGCCGATCTTTGAGAAGCTCTTCTTCCTCTACCTCGAGATCATCGACAAGCGGGACGCTGCCTCTGGCGAGGTCTGCCCGGATATCGTGCTCTTCGTGAAGTACTTCCGCTACAACCTGGAAAAGCGCAACGAGTACGTCCGCGCCATCACGCTGCGGCTGCTCTGCCGCTTCCGTGAGCCCGAGCTGCTCCACCCGCTTCTGCCTTGCATcatcgccaacctcgagcacgagCAGGGTTTTGTCCGCCGCCATGCTCTATCCGCAGTCTTAGCAGTATACCACCTGCCTCGCGGTCACATGCCCCTCCCATACGCCGACATGTGCAACCTCGTGCTGCGTGCTGTCGCGTTCGATCAGGATGCTGATGTCAGGAGGACCGCTTTCGTCTTCCTATGCGACTGCGCACAGGACCTCGCCGTCAGTTACCTGCTTGACAACGCCCCCCACGTCGCTAAGTGGCCTGACCCGCTCCAGATGGCTGCCCTCGACCTCATTTGCAACAAGGTATGCCGCTCTTTGGACCACTCTGGTGAGGGTGGGTACATGAAGATCATCTTCTCCATCCTGTCCAATTGCAGAACTGCTGCTGTCCAATACAAGTGCGCCGGCACACTCTTGTCCCTGTCCTCCCGGCCGATCTCTGTAGTCCAAGTCGCTGCCAAGACGTACTGCAAGCTGCTCACTTCCCAGAGTGATAACAACGTGAAGCTCGTTATCCTGGACCGCCTCAATGAGCTCTGCACCTCACACCGTCATGTGATGGTCAATTTTGTCATGGACGTGCTTCACTCACTCGCGATCCCCAATGTGGATATCAGAAGGAAGGTGCTCGATGTGGTGCTTGGTTTGCTCGCTGCACGAAATGTGCAGGAGGTGGTGCTATATCTCAAGAAGGAGGTTGTTAAGATGCAGGGAATTGAGATTGAGGAAGCCGGCGAGTACCATCAGATGCTGGTGCAGGCAATCCATGCCTGTGCTGTGGAGCACCCTCAAGTGGCCGGATCGGTGGTGCAGCTCCTTGTGGACTTCCTTGGTGAAAGTAACGGTGCCATAGCGTGTGATGTCGTTCTTTTTGTGCGTGAGATCATGGAGACCAACCCCATGCTGCGTGAGTCCATGATACAGAGGTTGTTTTCTGCATTCGGTCAGATCCAAGAATCCTTTGTCTGTTCACGTGCTCTCTGGATGCTTGCGGAGTACTCGTTTTCGGTATATGAGGTTGAGAGTGCCATATCTACCATAAAGCAGAGCATTGGAGATCTGTCATTCTACTCTGTATCTGACGAAAGGGAGTCGACCGATACATCGAAGCCAGCCCATCCAATGATGAATTCATGTACTGCGTGTTCTAAAAGATCTACCGTTCTTGCAGATGACGCCTATGCCACACATATTTTTGCCGCAAATGCTGCCATTTCTGCTCCAATTGCTCATGGGTTGCTGGCTTCCAAAAAGTATCTCAGATCTCTCGTGGTGTCAGGTGATTTTCACTTGGCTGCCGTTGTTGCATGTACACTTACCAAGCTTGTGCTGAGGCTGGAAGAGGTTCAGCCTTCTAAGGTTGAAGTAAATAAGGCATCTACAGAGTCCTTGTTGATCATGGTGTCCTTTCTGCAGCTGGGCCAGTCCTTTTGCGCTCGCCACCCTGTTGACCGGGACTGGTATAATAGGATTGTGATCTGTGTGAAGTTGCTTTGTAATTCTAGTGTTGATGTAAAGAAGGTTTGGTTGCTGTCATTCCGTCAGAGCTTTGCAGAGATGCTTGCTGAGAAGATGAAGATCAAGGCACCGATTTCCCATGCGCAACCTGATGACCCCATTGATTTCTACCACCTGAAGAGGAGGGTAAGAGAAAAATTACTTCTGGCTTCTCTTGTTTTGGTTTTCGTGGAATTCCTAAATCCTAAATCCATTTTTACTGCCTGATGTTAATATTGCTTACTAATTCACCAAATTTCAACTAAACTGTAGAATGATGAAAGATTTTGAAAGGAAGCATGCCTTGATACACAGTAACCAGTATAGTAGAACATTCTGGAGACATGTTGTATTCACCCAAATTAAAgtccaattaaatttttattgagTATAATGAATTGTTCAGGTGTATATTATATCATTCGGTGGAAGAACTAGAAACAGAATCGTCACCTGAGTTTACAGTTACTTATTTTCAAAAGCGCTTTGTTATGATGTACACAGTATTTCTGGTTTTTGAGATATGTTTAAACAAGTCTTGCTCATGTTCTTTATGGTGATTATGTTTAAACAAATATAGTGAAATGTCCACTGGTCATGGTCCTTTTCCTGATCTTCCTTTTCATTACAGGACCTCCTTTAGTTTTATATTGACCTTCTATTGTCATGGATAGTTAATGGCTCGACTAGAAGTTTTCTGTTGGAATAGTTGTTATGGTTGATAGGTTGAATCATTTGAAACTTTTAAGAATGTTTCAATTCTGTAGGTATTATATTAATAAACTTTTATATGATCATAGAAGAAAAATTCCCTGCTTGATGTTAAATCATAACAGGAGTGCATCCTTCAACAGGAGTTCATATATGTTGAGTATAAAGAGACATGGGCCGCATTGTCGGTATGTGGCATAAAGGTTGACCTTATCATTAAATATGGCAATACATGAACTGGAGACTTTTTTTACACTGTAATCAGAGGCATAACAAATCTATGTTAGTTATCTTGCTGTATTATCAGAGTGGTAACAAAGCCATAGGTTTCATCTCTACAAGAGTGTGACAATTTATTCTTCTGCAATTTTCCGTACAATATAAATTTCTTTTTGCATTTATTCGTGTAGGCATTGAACCAACGTGAGTTGGATGATGATTATCGAGATTATTTAAAATCTATAACTGTTGATGTTATGACGGGTGCAGATGATGCAAATAGACTGAAACGCCTTGTTCAGCTGACGGGGTTCAGTGATCCTGTCTATGCTGAAGCATATGTTATGGTTAATCAATACTATTACAATGCAGTAGTTGATGTTACAGTCATAAACCGAACAAACGAAGCACTTCAGAACTTGTGCTTGGAGTTTGTAACAGAGGGTAAAAATGTGATAATTACTGACCGCTCTGAGAACTACACCTTGGCTCCTCAGGAAAGCAAGCAAATTCAGGTTAACATCGA
Coding sequences within it:
- the LOC127339817 gene encoding coatomer subunit beta-1-like, encoding MGEKPCTLLVHFDEGSPDVVEKVMVDLQGSDVAAKIAAMKLAIMLLLNGTTLPALLRTLTLYVLPRREPIFEKLFFLYLEIIDKRDAASGEVCPDIVLFVKYFRYNLEKRNEYVRAITLRLLCRFREPELLHPLLPCIIANLEHEQGFVRRHALSAVLAVYHLPRGHMPLPYADMCNLVLRAVAFDQDADVRRTAFVFLCDCAQDLAVSYLLDNAPHVAKWPDPLQMAALDLICNKVCRSLDHSGEGGYMKIIFSILSNCRTAAVQYKCAGTLLSLSSRPISVVQVAAKTYCKLLTSQSDNNVKLVILDRLNELCTSHRHVMVNFVMDVLHSLAIPNVDIRRKVLDVVLGLLAARNVQEVVLYLKKEVVKMQGIEIEEAGEYHQMLVQAIHACAVEHPQVAGSVVQLLVDFLGESNGAIACDVVLFVREIMETNPMLRESMIQRLFSAFGQIQESFVCSRALWMLAEYSFSVYEVESAISTIKQSIGDLSFYSVSDERESTDTSKPAHPMMNSCTACSKRSTVLADDAYATHIFAANAAISAPIAHGLLASKKYLRSLVVSGDFHLAAVVACTLTKLVLRLEEVQPSKVEVNKASTESLLIMVSFLQLGQSFCARHPVDRDWYNRIVICVKLLCNSSVDVKKVWLLSFRQSFAEMLAEKMKIKAPISHAQPDDPIDFYHLKRRALNQRELDDDYRDYLKSITVDVMTGADDANRLKRLVQLTGFSDPVYAEAYVMVNQYYYNAVVDVTVINRTNEALQNLCLEFVTEGKNVIITDRSENYTLAPQESKQIQVNIEITTANSAVILGHIFYETTDGKEHSEVLKVILINILDYMSPATCTDIAFRNMWIESLFQYKLKVNTVLHDEREFLNHIIKSTNMTCLTPLWALDGDCGLIAANLYAKSVFGEDVLMNICVEKQADGELSGCISIKGNVEGMVLNLGETLSQVIRPLI